In a genomic window of Wyeomyia smithii strain HCP4-BCI-WySm-NY-G18 chromosome 1, ASM2978416v1, whole genome shotgun sequence:
- the LOC129722331 gene encoding epimerase family protein SDR39U1, with product MALKHVVIGGGSGFIGKRLAKTLNADGYEVTTISRMPAIKRMTWHDLEKDGLPEGTSAVVNLAGQNVLDPTRRWTPGFKQNVWNSRINTTAACARAIEKATVKPRVFVSISGVSHYQAGSQINTEESKTVEFDFMSKLCHEWEKAANLPENSICRAVKIRCGVVIGREGGMIQSLILPFWLGLGGPIGDGSHDLPWIHIDDLCNLIKFAIEKPDVNGVLNGVAPDMITNKDFTKAFASALIRPAIFPLPEFVLNLIFGLERAVLLTKGAKVAPKRVQQFGFNYRYPDIKSACKDVARFF from the exons ATGGCGCTCAAGCATGTTGTTATAG GCGGAGGCAGTGGTTTTATCGGGAAGCGTCTCGCTAAAACCCTTAATGCGGATGGCTATGAAGTAACCACgatctcacggatgccagcaaTTAAACGCATGACATGGCACGATCTGGAAAAAGACGGTCTTCCCGAAGGTACGTCCGCTGTAGTCAATCTCGCCGGTCAGAATGTGTTAGATCCAACGCGCCGATGGACTCCCGGCTTTAAACAAAACGTTTGGAATTCTCGCATCAACACAACAGCGGCGTGTGCCAGGGCAATCGAAAAAGCAACGGTGAAACCACGCGTTTTTGTCAGTATTTCCGGCGTCAGTCATTACCAAGCCGGATCGCAGATTAACACGGAAGAATCGAAAACAGTCGAATTTGATTTTATGTCTAAGTTGTGTCACGAATGGGAAAAGGCGGCTAATTTACCGGAAAATTCTATTTGTCGAGCGGTGAAGATACGCTGTGGAGTGGTAATAGGACGAGAAGGTGGTATGATTCAATCACTGATTCTACCATTCTGGTTAGGACTTGGAGGTCCTATAGGCGACGGAAGCCATGATCTGCCATGGATTCATATTGATGATCTGTGCAACTTGATTAAATTTGCAATCGAGAAACCAGACGTCAACGGTGTGCTAAATGGAGTAGCACCAGATATGATAACTAATAAAGATTTTACTAAG GCGTTTGCCTCGGCTCTAATTAGGCCCGCAATTTTCCCATTACCCGAGTTTGTACTTAATTTGATCTTCGGCCTGGAGCGTGCTGTCCTCTTGACGAAAGGGGCCAAGGTTGCTCCGAAGCGTGTGCAGCAGTTTGGCTTTAATTATCGATATCCCGATATCAAATCTGCATGCAAAGATGTCGCTAGATTTTTTTAG
- the LOC129722325 gene encoding nudC domain-containing protein 1, whose amino-acid sequence MKLLELRPDRALLKTNFDGYKLTLEPIPVLRTELTEQMQPDRVRPSEQQFSCLHAQVFGLQNHLVRDPWAAGNCYFIDRSWIIRQIRYDENDGRLRPLSSAYKLGRKRGPRRSGDYNCTLLFLSEKYALIADGQGSLVVVDTGDRQRGGEWKEKFIFPEIEELNEGFVLLDGRFEIVNGERQIHAIGLSVKQQQTEAGFESYIYWLKAIQAPDSNQEWTYHSLRVLEGRGFPSYCALEPKGAALIVVSDKPFQFTKDSENPILPAAEQATTDNQEQKNGIVQSPCCFDWTQTLDDIVIKIPKEEEINYRITNENGILKVVREEVTILDGEALFADVDPELTSWTNEKHELQITLFKKNAGTMWPFLIAGGPEEVRDGPANEEDMPPVSNLTSQLEECDFGMEGQEQGTEYTIERLDVISHECSHKAFLGNNAPLFAVSLRPGFPLALALRQDVDGCVWLQQHTGGPDWSLRHEGTLHAFGYVQASKRQRKFMSCSPDLDYAVICEAERHVFIYKSSYGGTASGLRNRNGPQVSIGQQKLVTLEGSGEILGICCENDYTILLTETHILVLQLRIEE is encoded by the coding sequence ATGAAGTTGTTGGAGTTACGACCGGATCGAGCTTTGCTCAAAACGAACTTCGATGGATACAAACTGACGCTGGAGCCAATTCCTGTGCTCCGAACGGAGCTCACCGAGCAAATGCAGCCAGACCGCGTCCGACCAAGTGAGCAACAGTTTTCCTGTCTGCATGCGCAAGTGTTTGGTCTGCAAAACCATCTGGTTCGGGACCCATGGGCAGCAGGGAACTGTTATTTTATAGATCGAAGCTGGATCATACGCCAAATTCGTTATGACGAAAATGACGGTCGTCTAAGGCCATTGTCTTCTGCTTACAAGTTAGGTCGCAAACGTGGCCCTAGGCGCAGCGGGGACTACAATTGTACGTTGTTATTTCTGTCTGAAAAATATGCTCTAATCGCGGACGGACAAGGAAGTCTGGTAGTAGTGGACACTGGCGACAGACAGCGGGGAGGCGAATGGAAGGAGAAATTTATCTTTCCCGAAATAGAGGAGCTGAACGAAGGCTTTGTTCTTTTGGATGGACGATTCGAAATTGTTAACGGCGAAAGGCAAATCCATGCGATTGGGCTTTCTGTCAAGCAGCAGCAAACTGAAGCTGGTTTCGAGTCCTATATCTACTGGTTGAAAGCGATACAGGCTCCAGACTCCAATCAGGAATGGACGTACCATTCGCTTCGCGTTCTTGAAGGACGAGGTTTCCCCAGTTACTGTGCTTTGGAACCAAAGGGTGCGGCCTTAATCGTGGTAAGCGATAAACCGTTCCAATTCACAAAAGATTCCGAAAATCCGATCCTGCCTGCGGCAGAACAAGCTACAACGGATAATCAGGAgcaaaaaaatggaattgtaCAATCGCCATGCTGTTTCGACTGGACCCAAACATTGGATGACATTGTTATCAAGATACCGAAGGAGGAGGAAATAAATTATCGTATAACGAATGAAAATGGTATCCTCAAAGTCGTCAGAGAAGAAGTCACAATTTTGGATGGAGAAGCGTTGTTTGCGGATGTTGATCCGGAACTAACATCCTGGACTAATGAAAAACACGAATTACAAATTACTCTTTTCAAAAAGAATGCTGGAACAATGTGGCCTTTTTTGATTGCTGGTGGGCCGGAGGAGGTACGCGATGGTCCTGCTAACGAAGAGGACATGCCTCCGGTGTCAAACCTGACTTCTCAGCTGGAAGAGTGTGATTTTGGAATGGAAGGACAAGAGCAAGGCACTGAATACACGATTGAACGCTTGGATGTGATTAGTCATGAATGCAGCCACAAGGCATTTCTCGGCAACAATGCACCGTTGTTTGCTGTTAGTTTAAGACCCGGATTTCCACTGGCACTAGCTTTGCGACAAGATGTTGACGGTTGCGTATGGCTACAACAACATACCGGGGGTCCTGATTGGTCTCTCCGTCATGAAGGAACGCTGCATGCGTTCGGGTATGTTCAAGCGTCTAAGCGGCAACGAAAATTTATGAGCTGTTCACCGGACCTAGACTATGCCGTGATTTGCGAAGCCGAGCGACACGTTTTTATTTACAAAAGCAGCTACGGAGGAACTGCTAGTGGATTAAGGAATCGAAACGGACCACAGGTCAGTATTGGCCAGCAAAAACTTGTAACACTGGAAGGAAGTGGTGAAATCCTCGGTATTTGCTGCGAGAACGATTATACTATTCTGCTGACAGAAACACACATCCTAGTGTTACAATTGCGAATCGAAGAATAA
- the LOC129718760 gene encoding probable rRNA-processing protein EBP2 homolog: protein MTDFRGDDSDSSYVSYDEDDELREALAKGLLKPGLNVLAKDKEQPVNNPAKLRSALESIILKAPWIERMDLVNDLAPLTPELAIQIEKHEQKRENQFKGNKKIPYVAPEVDPVLNDFKREILFHRQAQAAVVEGIKRLHDLGIVTKRPDDYFAEMAKTDEHMQRVRKVLLDKQEGIAKSERTRQLREQRRIGKLIQRQATEKRDEQRRKTLSDIKKFRKGKLSNLDFLDDDEEAPAGGKKRKASARGTKRQVNPKRQARNAKFGFGGRKKGSKRNTKESFLADGRKKKSGPGGGGGKQRLGKSRRAQAKNRK, encoded by the exons ATGACTGATTTTCGCGGAGACGATTCTGATTCCAGTTATGTGTCTTACGACGAAGATGATGAG CTTCGTGAAGCGCTTGCCAAAGGTCTCCTGAAGCCGGGATTGAATGTGCTAGCCAAAGACAAAGAACAGCCAGTAAACAATCCGGCTAAGCTAAGATCTGCTTTAGAATCCATAATTCTAAAAGCCCCATGGATAGAAAGGATGGATTTGGTCAACGATTTGGCTCCTCTTACACCGGAGCTTGCCATACAGATAGAGAAACATGAGCAGAAACGCGAGAACCAGTTTAAAGGAAACAAAAAGATTCCTTACGTTGCACCAGAAGTGGACCCCGTGTTGAACGATTTCAAGCGAGAAATTTTGTTCCATCGGCAAGCGCAGGCAGCCGTTGTGGAAGGTATCAAACGACTTCATGACTTGGGAATTGTTACCAAGCGACCGGATGACTATTTCGCGGAAATGGCCAAAACAGACGAACACATGCAGCGAGTTCGGAAGGTACTGCTAGATAAGCAGGAAGGTATTGCTAAATCCGAACGAACAAGACAACTACGCGAACAGCGTCGCATCGGAAAGCTGATCCAGCGGCAAGCAACTGAAAAACGCGACGAACAGCGACGTAAAACGCTGAGTGACATCAAGAAATTCCGCAAGGGTAAACTGTCCAATCTGGACTTCCTGGATGACGACGAGGAAGCCCCAGCCGGCGGCAAGAAACGAAAAGCTAGCGCAAGGGGAACCAAGCGACAAGTGAACCCCAAACGACAGGCTAGGAATGCCAAGTTTGGCTTCGGTGGACGGAAAAAGGGATCGAAGAGGAACACCAAAGAGTCGTTCCTGGCCGATGGTCGCAAAAAGAAATCCGGTCCTGGTGGGGGAGGTGGTAAACAGCGGCTGGGTAAAAGCAGACGAGCACAGGCgaaaaataggaaataa